The window TGCAGCAGTTCGGTCGCGCCAATGCCGTCGATCATGCGCAGGCCGGTGGCCGCCTGCCAGGCTTCGCGCGTGGCCAGCGGCAGCGCTTCGCCGGCCGACACCGTGCGCGTCAGGCTCGATACATCGTAGTTCGCCGCCAGCGGCGCCATCTGGCGATAAAAGGTCGGCGCGGTAAAGCACACCGTGGCGCGGTATTTTTCGATGGCGGCCAGCAGCGTGTCGGGCGTGAGTTTTTCAAGCAGCACGCCGGCGGCGCCGGCCCGCATCGGAAACAGCAGCAGCCCGCCCAGCCCGAAGGTGAACGCCAGCGGCGGCGTGCCGATGAAGATGTCGGTATCGGCCGCGGCCAGCATATGGCGCGGAAAACAGTCGCAAATGGCCAGCACGTCGCGGTGAAAATGCATGGTCCCCTTGGGGATGCCGGTGGTGCCCGAGGTAAAACTGATCAGGCAGACGTCGTCGGCGGCGCAGGCGTGCGCCGCGAACGGCACCGGATGGCGCGCCATCATGGCTTCCAGCGAGGCGGGGTTGTCGGGATCGTTGAACGTCACCACATGGCGCGGCAACGCTGCGATGGCGTCGATCTCGCCGCGCAGGCTGGCCGCGCACAGCACCGCGTCCACGCTGGCCTTGTCGACGATGGCGGTCAGTTCGCGCGCGCGCAGCAGCGGCATGGTGGGCACGGCGATCAGGCCGGCCTTGAGCACGGCCAGCAGGCAGGCCGCCATCATCGGATTGTTCGCCCCGCGCAGCAGCACGCGGTTGCCGGTGACCAGCCCCAGGTCGGCGCGCAGCACGTGGGCGATGCGGTCGACCCGGCGCTGCAGTTCGGCGTAGGTCCAGCTTTCGTGCTCGCCGACGATGGCGATGCGCTCCCCCGCCCCACGCTCGACCGCAGCGTCGAGCAGTTCGGCGGCGCAGTTCAGGCGCTGCGGATAATCCAGCTCGGGCAGGTCAAATAAAAACTCGGGCCACTGGGCCGGCGGCGGCAGGTGTTCGCGCGCAAAACCGTCCTGGTAGGCCGAGGCGCTCAGTAGCGATGCGGTCAAGCGTGTCATGGTCGCCCCGAAAAAAGTGTCAGTCGTTCAGCCGACATAGGGGGTCTTGAAAAACCGTTGCGAGCGGCGCAGGGGAAAAATTGCACCGCGCAACGGCTTTGCCGAGGCCCCCCAATACTTTAGACTTAAACTATCATGACATCAAGCGCTTTCGTGCGTCGCCGTCAGGAAGCGCCTTCCTGGCGTTTGAGCGCTTCGGTCTGGTGCATCGCCGAGCGCACCACCTCGGCCAGCGCCAGCTTGACCTGGGCGCCATCGAGCGCCCCGGGGGGCAGCGTCTTGAGCGTGTCGGCCGCGCCGTTCAGCCCCAGCGTCATGCAGCCGGCATGCAGGCGGTCGATGCGCACATGGGCCGCGCCATGGTCGCCGCGTTCGAGCAGGTCGGCGATGTCGGTGCCGGCCGCCGCCACCTGCGACTGCAGGCCGCCCAGGTAAATCATCAGGCGTTCGGCGCCGATCCCGAGGCGCAGCAGCGTGGCCTGCACCTTTTCGGCGCGCGGCGCCACCGCGATCGGATCGCTGCCGGTCAGGCCGGCCATGTGCTCGCGCACCTGCTCGCCCTGGAAGGGCTTGACGATATAGCCCGACGCGCCCAGGCCGCTGGCCTGGTCGAACGTGTCGCGGTCGGTGGCCGAGGACACCAGCACGAAGGGCATCGCGCCCAGGGCGCCGTCGGCGCGCACGCGCTGCAGCAGGTCCATGCCGGACAGGCGCGGCATGCGCAGGTCGCAAAAACAGATCGCCGGGCGCAAGCCCTGTTCGAGCTGGTCCCAGGCGTCGGCGCCGTCTTCCGCTTCGAGGATCTCGAATTGGCCGCAGGAGTCGATCAGGTGCATCAGCACCATGCGCGATACGATGTCGTCATCCACCACCAGAACCTTCATTTGGCCACCTCCCGTACGCAGTAACGCCACAAAACACGCCTGTCCAACTCATACCTTCGGCTAATACCTCTAGCCTATACGCCAATATTACAGCATATGCATAGCGGGTCAGCGCTTGAGCGGTGCCGCGCTGTCGTAGGCGGACAGCAGTTCGCGCAGGCGCGGCATGGCCACGGCGATCAGGTCCCAGCGGCGCGCGTCGGCCGCTTCTTCCATCTCGCCCGACAGCTGGTGCAGTTCGGCCGCATCCAGGTACGAGGAGCTGCCCTTGAAGCCATGCAGCAGGCGCCCGGCCGTCTCGGCATCGTGCGTGACGAGGGCTTCTTCCAGGTCGGCGCGGCGGCCCGGCAAATCGCTGGCAAAGGCGGCCCGCATGCGCGCTTTGAGGTCGCTGGCGCGGCGCCCGGCGTTGTGGGCGGCCGGTCCCGCCAGCGGCGCCGGGCCGGTATCGACGCCGAACATGGCGTCCAGTTCGGCCGTGGTGGGCGGGCGTTCCACGCGCGCCTGCGGCATCGGCGCCAGGGCGATGCCGCGCTGGAGCTGGCGCTCGATGGCCCGGCTCAGGTGATGATGCAGGGCCGCTTCGTCGATCGGCTTGGTCAGGAAGTCGTCCATGCCGCAGGCCAGGTAGCGGCTGCGGTCTTCCTCGCTGGCGTTGGCGGTCAGCGCCACGATCATCAGCTCCTGGTCGCGCACGGGCGCTTCCGGCGGCCCGCCGGCGCGGATCAGGCGCGTGGCGCTGGCGCCGTCCATCTCGGGCATGCGTCCATCCATCAGGATCAGGTCGTAGCGCGTGCGCGCGCACGCCGCCACCGCCAGCAAGCCATTGTCGGCGATGTCGACCTTGTGCCCCAGGTCTTCGAGCATCATGCGGATGATGATCTGGTTGGTCGGGAAGTCTTCCGCGCACAGCACCTTCAGGCGGTGGCTGTGCGGTTCGCGCGGCACGTGCGGCACCATCGGCGGGGCCACGCCGTCGGCCAGCGGCAGCAGCACGCTGAAGGTGCTGCCCACGCCCTCAAGGCTGTCGACGCTGATGGAGCCGCCCATCAGGTCGACCAGCTGGCGGCAGATCGCCAGTCCCAGCCCGGTGCCGCCGTAGCGGCGCGTGGTGGTGCTGTCGGCCTGCTCGAACTTCTGGAACAGCCGTTCGACCGCATCCGGAGCGATGCCGATGCCGGTGTCGCTCACCGAAAAACGGATGGTATTGACGCCCGGCGCGCTGCCCTCAAGGGGGGCCGCGCGTTCGACCGACAGGCGCACCGCGCCGTTGTTGGTGAACTTGAAGGCATTGCCGACCAGGTTGACCAGCACCTGGCGCAGGCGGGTCGGGTCGCCCACCACGAAGCGCGGCAAGTCCTCGGCCAGCGCCACGTTGAAGCCCACGCTTTGCGCCGCGGCCTGCTCCTCGAACAGGCTGACCACGTTTTCGACGGCGGCGGTGAGCGCGAAATCGATGTTCTCGATGGTCAGCTTGCCCGCCTCGATCTTGGAAAAATCGAGCAGGTCGTTGATGATGGTCAGCAGCGACTGCGCGTTGGCCTGGCCGCGCAGGATCTGTTCGCGCGTGTTTTCCTGCAGCTGGCCGTCGCGCAGCGCGAACCCGAGCATGCCGATCACGCCCGCCAGCGGGGTGCGCATCTCGTGGCTCATATTGGCCAGGAATTCGGACTTCTGGCGCGTGGCGTCTTCCGCCTTCTGCTTGGCCAGGCGCAATCGCTCATCGTTTTCCTGGAGCGCGCGGTTGGCCAGCGCCAGTTCGTCGGTATTCAGGCGCACCTGGCGCTCCTGCTCCACCAGGCGCGCCTGGGTTTCTTCCAGTTCGCGGTAGGCGCGCGCATTGTCGAGCGCCACCGCCGCGTGCGCGGACAGCGTCTTGAGCATGTCCAGATGCACGCGGTGGTAGGCATTGACCTCCACGCTCTGCACGCACAGCACGCCCATCATGCGTTCCTTGACGATCAGCGGCACGTACATCATCGCCACCGGCAGCGAGCGCGGGCTGCCGTCCAGGCGCAGCGGCGGGATCGGCACCGCGCTCTGCTGCGCGTCCAGGTAGCGGTGATATTCGGCCTCCAGATCGTTGATGAACACTTCGCGCCGGTGCTTCAGGCACCACACCGCGAACTGGTGCGGATCGTCCAGCGGACGGGTGTAGACCTCGCTGCGCACGCCCTGGTCCATCGCGAACGGGAACTCGATCACGCCGATGTCTTCGCGATAAAAGCCGATGCCGAAGATACGCGCATCCATCAGGTGGTGCACGTGGCGGTACACGGTGCTCATGATGGTTTCCATGTCGAGCGTGGCGGTCAGCTCGCGACCGATCTCGGAAAGCACCGAGATATTCCGGTGCGCCAGTTCGACGTTCTCTTTCTGGCGCTCGACTTCTTCCTTCTGGCGTTCGGCATCGAAGCGGCGCTGCTCGGCCTCGGCGCGCTGGTTGTCGGCGTCGAGGCGCTGCGCTTCGAGCTCGCGTTTCTGACGTTCCAGCAAGCGGTTCTGCTGCTCGATTTCCTCGGTGCGCGCGGCCACCTGGGTTTCCAGCATCTCCTTCTGGCGCCGCAGTCCGGACAGGCGCGCGCGATAGGCCCAGTAAGCGCTGCCCAGCACCAGCAGCACCGACAGGGTGCGGAACCACCAGGTTTTCCAGACCGGCGGCAGGATCGTGATGGCCATCGTGGCGCCCTCGTCGCTCCACACGCCATCCTTGTTGGCGGCGCGCACGCGGAAGGTGTAGGTGCCCGGATCGAGGTTGGTGTAGGTGGCGAAGCGGCGGCTGGCGTCGGTGCTGACCCAGTTCTGGTCGAAGCCATCGAGCCGGTACGAAAACAGGTTGCGCTGGGGCGCCGCGTAATGCAGGGCCGCGAACTCCAGCGAGAACACCGAATCGGCCGCCGCCAATGTGACCGCGCGGGTCGATTCGATCGGCCCCTTGAACAGGCCCGGACGCGCCAGCGCGGCCGGCCGGTTGAATATCTGGAAGCCCGTGATGACCGCGCGCGGGGCGATCCGGTTGTCGCTGATGGCCTTCGGATTGAAGGCGGTCACGCCATTGAAGCCGCCGAAGTACATGGTGCCGTCCGGCGCGCGCATCGCCGAGCCGTCGAAGTAGGCGCCTTCGATGGTGCCGTCGCCGGCGCTGTAGTTGCGGAAGGTGCCGGTCAGGGGATCGAAGCGCGAAATGCCGGTGTTCGTGCTGATCCAGAGTTTGCCTTCCTCGTCCTCCAGGATGGCGGCTATGGCGTCGTCGGCCAGGCCGTCGGCCGCCGTGTAGCGGCGAAAGCTCACCGCGCCGCCGGCGCCGATGCTCATCTTGTTCAAGCCGGCCGCGGTGCCGACCCACAGGGTGCCCTTCCGGTCTTCGTGCAGATAGTGCACCTCGTCGTGACTGAGGCTGGCCGGGTTGGCCGGATCGTGGCGGAAATGACGGAACTTGCCGCTGGCGCGATCGAGCATGTCGAGGCCATCGAAGGTGCCGATCCACAGCTGGCCGCGGCGGTCTTCGAGCAGCGGGCGCACCACGTTGTCGGCCAGGCTGGAACTGTCGGCGGCGTCGTGGCGGTAGGTGACCACGGCGCGCGTGGCCGGGTCGAGCCGGTGCAGGCCGCCGCGCGAGGCGATCCACATCACGCCCGCGCGGTCCGAGAGCATGCCGCGGATATGGTTGCCGTCCGGGTCGCCCTCGGCGAAGGATTGGCGCGTGAAATTGCCGCTGGCCGGGTCGAACCGCGCCACGCCCGAATGGCTGCCGATCCACAGCATGCCGTCGCGGTCGTGCGCCAGCGCACTGGCCGGAATGCCGGCCAGGCTGTTGGGATTATCCGGGTCGTGCCGGTACAGGCGCGCCTGGCCGGTTTCCGGATCGAGCCGGTTCAAGCCGCTGTTGGCGCCGATCCACAGGTCGCCCCCGGGAGCGGCGGCAATCGCGCGCACCTTGTTGTCGGACAGGGTATCGGGTATTTCGGCGTGGCGCGCAATGCGCGCGAAGCCGCCGCTGTTCAGGTCGACCCGGCTCACGCCCGCATACCAGGTGCCGACCCAGAAGGTGCCGACGCGGTCGCGGTACATGGCCGAAATCTGGTTGTCGGCCACGCTGTGCTTGTCGCCCGGCAGATGGCGGTAGTTGGCGAAGCGGCGCGTGGCCGGCTGCCAGCGATACAGGCCGTCGGTATGGCTGCCGACCCAGACGTTGCGGTCCTGGTCCTGGTACAGGGTCGTGATGTAGCCCGAGCGCAGGCCGTCGGACACCCCCAGTCGGCGCCGCTGCGAGGCGGCGCCGCCGATCTTCCAGGTTTCCAGGCCGCCCAGGGTGCCGATCCACAGGGTCTGGTCGGTGTCGACCAGCAGCGCCTGCACCATATTGTGTTTGTGGTCGGTCCCGGGCGCCGGATGGTGCTCGAAAGCGCGCGCCCCGACCGCCAGGCTGTCCACGCCGGACGAGGTGCCGACCCACACGCGTCCGCCGGCGTCGACCGCCAGCGCGTTGACCTGGTCGTCGGCCAGGCTGCCCGGGTCGCCCGGCACATGGTGCCAGACCTTGAATTTGCCGCTGACCATGTCGAAGTGCTGCAAGCCGTCGCTGGTGCCCAGCCACAGGCCCTGGCGGCCGTCGCCGGCGATGGCGCGCACGTGCCGGTTGCCGTTGCCGCGCTTGACCGGTTCGTCCGGCGCGTAATGGGTGAAGGTCTGGGTGGCCGGATCGAAGCGGTCAAGGCCGCCGTCGGTGCCGATCCACAGGCGGCCCGCCTGGTCCACATGCAGCACGCGCACCCAGTTGTTGACCAGGCTGCGCGGGTTGCTGACCACGTTGCGGTAGGTGGTGACGCGGTAGCCGTCGAAGCGCGACAGGCCGCCCTGGCTGCCGAACCACATGAAGCCATCGGCATCCTGGGCCACCGCCAGCACCGATTCCTGGGCCAGGCCCTGCTCCACGCTCAGGTGCTCGAAGCGCAAGGTGCGCGCGGGCGCGGCCTGGCTGCCCGCGTAAGGCAGGCAGCACAGCAGGAGGAACAGCGTAATGAGTCGGATCGGGTTCAGGCAAGCGCTCCTTCGCCATCGGCCGCGCCGGCGCGCAGGCGGATCAGCTGGCGCCGCACCGATTCGCTCACCTCGGCCAGCACCATGGCCACATTGCGCGCGTCGGGCAGGCCGCGGCGCGCCGTATCGAGCTGGGACGCGACGTGCCACAGGCCGAGCGTCATGCAGCCGGTGTGCACCGAATCGATGCGCAGGCGCGCGTCGGCGCCCTCCCCGGCGTCGAGCAGCGCCACGATGTCGGCGCGTCCGGTGAGCAGCTGCTCGCCGAAAGCGGCCAGGTAAGCGCCCAGCCGGTCCGGCCCGATGTTCAGGCGTTTCATGGTGGTGGCCGGGTCTTCGGCCAGCTTGTCGAGCGTGATGCGGAAGATTTTCTCCAGATGCGCGCGCGCTTCGGCCGCGTGCAGCGGTTTCAGGATGTAGCCGACCGCGCCCAGCGTCACCGCCTGCAGCACCGTGTCGCGGTCGGACGCCGACGAGACCAGCACGAACGGCACGTCGGCCAGGGTCGGATCGCCCTTCATGCGCTCGAGCAGGGCGATGCCCGACATGCGCGGCATGCGCACGTCGCAAAAGCAGATCACCGGATGCAGGCCCTCTTGCATCAGGCTCCAGGCCGCGGCGCCGTCTTCCGCTTCGACCAGGTCGAAAATGCCGTACACGGACAGCAGGTCCATCAGCGCGATGCGCGAGACCACGTCGTCGTCAACAATCAGTGCTTTCATGAAGTTCTCCATGGCGGTTACGGCACGCGCGGCTCAGGAGCCAAAAAAAGTCAGGACATCGGCGCGGCGCGCGTGCGTGTCGCGCTGGCCGAGCTGGATCAGTTCACAGGTGTAGCTCGACTCGAACAGCAGATACGACGCCAGCGCCGATCCGCGCGCCTCGGTCGCGCCGATCCCCGAAAGCATGGTGCGGATCGGCGCCGGCAGACTGGCCGTGTGGCGG of the Massilia violaceinigra genome contains:
- a CDS encoding two-component regulator propeller domain-containing protein — protein: MRFEHLSVEQGLAQESVLAVAQDADGFMWFGSQGGLSRFDGYRVTTYRNVVSNPRSLVNNWVRVLHVDQAGRLWIGTDGGLDRFDPATQTFTHYAPDEPVKRGNGNRHVRAIAGDGRQGLWLGTSDGLQHFDMVSGKFKVWHHVPGDPGSLADDQVNALAVDAGGRVWVGTSSGVDSLAVGARAFEHHPAPGTDHKHNMVQALLVDTDQTLWIGTLGGLETWKIGGAASQRRRLGVSDGLRSGYITTLYQDQDRNVWVGSHTDGLYRWQPATRRFANYRHLPGDKHSVADNQISAMYRDRVGTFWVGTWYAGVSRVDLNSGGFARIARHAEIPDTLSDNKVRAIAAAPGGDLWIGANSGLNRLDPETGQARLYRHDPDNPNSLAGIPASALAHDRDGMLWIGSHSGVARFDPASGNFTRQSFAEGDPDGNHIRGMLSDRAGVMWIASRGGLHRLDPATRAVVTYRHDAADSSSLADNVVRPLLEDRRGQLWIGTFDGLDMLDRASGKFRHFRHDPANPASLSHDEVHYLHEDRKGTLWVGTAAGLNKMSIGAGGAVSFRRYTAADGLADDAIAAILEDEEGKLWISTNTGISRFDPLTGTFRNYSAGDGTIEGAYFDGSAMRAPDGTMYFGGFNGVTAFNPKAISDNRIAPRAVITGFQIFNRPAALARPGLFKGPIESTRAVTLAAADSVFSLEFAALHYAAPQRNLFSYRLDGFDQNWVSTDASRRFATYTNLDPGTYTFRVRAANKDGVWSDEGATMAITILPPVWKTWWFRTLSVLLVLGSAYWAYRARLSGLRRQKEMLETQVAARTEEIEQQNRLLERQKRELEAQRLDADNQRAEAEQRRFDAERQKEEVERQKENVELAHRNISVLSEIGRELTATLDMETIMSTVYRHVHHLMDARIFGIGFYREDIGVIEFPFAMDQGVRSEVYTRPLDDPHQFAVWCLKHRREVFINDLEAEYHRYLDAQQSAVPIPPLRLDGSPRSLPVAMMYVPLIVKERMMGVLCVQSVEVNAYHRVHLDMLKTLSAHAAVALDNARAYRELEETQARLVEQERQVRLNTDELALANRALQENDERLRLAKQKAEDATRQKSEFLANMSHEMRTPLAGVIGMLGFALRDGQLQENTREQILRGQANAQSLLTIINDLLDFSKIEAGKLTIENIDFALTAAVENVVSLFEEQAAAQSVGFNVALAEDLPRFVVGDPTRLRQVLVNLVGNAFKFTNNGAVRLSVERAAPLEGSAPGVNTIRFSVSDTGIGIAPDAVERLFQKFEQADSTTTRRYGGTGLGLAICRQLVDLMGGSISVDSLEGVGSTFSVLLPLADGVAPPMVPHVPREPHSHRLKVLCAEDFPTNQIIIRMMLEDLGHKVDIADNGLLAVAACARTRYDLILMDGRMPEMDGASATRLIRAGGPPEAPVRDQELMIVALTANASEEDRSRYLACGMDDFLTKPIDEAALHHHLSRAIERQLQRGIALAPMPQARVERPPTTAELDAMFGVDTGPAPLAGPAAHNAGRRASDLKARMRAAFASDLPGRRADLEEALVTHDAETAGRLLHGFKGSSSYLDAAELHQLSGEMEEAADARRWDLIAVAMPRLRELLSAYDSAAPLKR
- a CDS encoding AMP-binding protein produces the protein MTRLTASLLSASAYQDGFAREHLPPPAQWPEFLFDLPELDYPQRLNCAAELLDAAVERGAGERIAIVGEHESWTYAELQRRVDRIAHVLRADLGLVTGNRVLLRGANNPMMAACLLAVLKAGLIAVPTMPLLRARELTAIVDKASVDAVLCAASLRGEIDAIAALPRHVVTFNDPDNPASLEAMMARHPVPFAAHACAADDVCLISFTSGTTGIPKGTMHFHRDVLAICDCFPRHMLAAADTDIFIGTPPLAFTFGLGGLLLFPMRAGAAGVLLEKLTPDTLLAAIEKYRATVCFTAPTFYRQMAPLAANYDVSSLTRTVSAGEALPLATREAWQAATGLRMIDGIGATELLHIFISAAGDAIRPGATGKPVPGYQACILDANGQQVGPGVIGRLAVKGPTGCRYLADERQKDYVLDGWNLTGDAYEMDADGYFYYRSRTDDMIISAGYNIAGAEVEEVLLRHEAVAECGVIGRACEERGQVVEAHVVLQPGFEPTEALAAQLQDFVKLQIAPYKYPRSLRFIDKLPRTETGKLQRFKLRAT
- a CDS encoding response regulator, whose product is MKVLVVDDDIVSRMVLMHLIDSCGQFEILEAEDGADAWDQLEQGLRPAICFCDLRMPRLSGMDLLQRVRADGALGAMPFVLVSSATDRDTFDQASGLGASGYIVKPFQGEQVREHMAGLTGSDPIAVAPRAEKVQATLLRLGIGAERLMIYLGGLQSQVAAAGTDIADLLERGDHGAAHVRIDRLHAGCMTLGLNGAADTLKTLPPGALDGAQVKLALAEVVRSAMHQTEALKRQEGAS
- a CDS encoding response regulator, yielding MKALIVDDDVVSRIALMDLLSVYGIFDLVEAEDGAAAWSLMQEGLHPVICFCDVRMPRMSGIALLERMKGDPTLADVPFVLVSSASDRDTVLQAVTLGAVGYILKPLHAAEARAHLEKIFRITLDKLAEDPATTMKRLNIGPDRLGAYLAAFGEQLLTGRADIVALLDAGEGADARLRIDSVHTGCMTLGLWHVASQLDTARRGLPDARNVAMVLAEVSESVRRQLIRLRAGAADGEGALA